CGTGCGTGACACGATGATGTTGTGGCCGGCGGTGACCAGATCCGTCATCGACTTGTAGCTCGGATCGTCGGCAAAGTCGTGGTACGCTTCGTCCACGACCACCAGGCATTTCTTCGCGGTGCTGATCACGAAGTCACGCATGGCCGACTGATTGTCGAGCACCGCGGTCGGATTGTTCGGGTTGCATACGAACACCAGCTTCGTGTTCGCGCCGATCTTTGCGTTCATCGCGGCGAAGTCGTGATGCAGGTCGGCGGTGAGCGGCACCTTGTGCACCGTGACGCCCATCGACGTGGCGTAGTCGGGCAGCTGTTCGAAGGTGGGCCACGGCAGCACCATCTCGCCGCCCTTCATGCCGGTGGCGAGTGCGGCCAGCGACAGCACTTCGCTCGATCCCTGGGTGACCAGCACGTGCCCCGGCTTCACGCCCACGTGCGTCGCATACGCCTCGGTGAGCTCCTTCATGACCGGCGGGTCGTAGTGCGGATGCTCGCCCCACGCGTTCATGATGGCGTCCTTGGCCTTGGGCGACATGCCGAACGGATTCTCGTTGAAGCAGAGCCGGATCGGGCCGGCCGCGCGACGCTGCGTGGTGATGTCGCGTTCGAGCTGCTTGAGCACCTCACCGTACGACGCACCGCCGAGTGCGCGCGAGGCCTCGAGCGCGGGGAGGAGTCCAGGGAGCGCCACGGTGGCGCCGACGCCGATACCGGTCTTGATCAGCCATTGACGACGGGAAACGGTATCGGACATGCGAACCTCTCGTGGGGCTGGGAGTTCAGAGTTGACGCGGCGTGGGTCTAGGATACGGCGTCAACTATCTTTCCGCGATGTCTGCTGTGCGATGGTTCGTGACTGCCCTGTCGTTCGCCGCCATGCTTGGGGTGTCGGCGTGGGTGGTGGCCTCGCATTGGCCCGCAGGGGGCATGCCGTGGCTGGCCTGGCCGGTGCATGCCGCGGCGTTGGCCACGGTCACGGCCGAGATCATTACCCGCGCCCTCAAGATTCAGGCATCGGCGCGGGCGTGCGGGATCCCGCTGCGCTTCGGGACCGCGGTGCGGGTCTGCCTGGCCGGTGACTTCGCGGCGGCTATCACGCCGGCCCGTTCGGGCGCGGAGCCATCGCGGTTTCTCGTGCTGGCCGAGAGCGGCACCGGTCCTGCGGCACGGGTGCTGATTCTCTTTCTCGAACTGTTTCTCGAGATGTGGTCGCTGATGCTCGTGTGCGGCGTGCTGGCGGTGCTCTTCGCCGGACGTGGCGCGTCGGTGGCCGGGCTGCTCAGCCTTGTGGGTGGCTACAGCAGTTTCGTGCTGGGCGTCGGGGCGGCGGGTCTGCTGCTCTCGAAGCGGAACGCCAACGGGCCGCCCCCGGCGTGGGCGCGGCGCATTGGGATACATGCCGGTCGCTGGCGGGCCGTGCAGCGCACGCTGCGCGCGCTGCGGGAATCGGTGCAGTCGCTTCGTCGGGCCGACCCGGCGCTGATGCTGCTGGCCTTCGGCGGCTCGGTGCTGCACGTGCTCTTCAAGGTGGCTACGTTGCCGATTCTTGTGTTTGTGGGCGACCCGTCGTTCCCGCTCACCATGGACGCGCTGGCCCCGCTGGTGCTCTGGCCGTTGGCGCTCTTTTACGGGGGCGTGGTGGTGCCGGCACCCGGCGGCGGTGGGTTTATCGAAGGCGCCTTCGCCGCCACGCTCAGTTCGGCGATCCCGGCGGGTATCTTTGCCGCATCGCTGCTCTGGTGGCGGTTCTACACGTTCTATCTGTATCTCCTCGTTGGTGGGGCGGCGGCCGGTGATGCCGCCCTGCGAGCGCTGCGTCGTCCGGCCTGACGCGATGTCCTCCACGAACCGTCCGATTCCCAGTTCGCCTCCGCCACCGACCGCACAGCCAGTCGCCGCCACCAAGTGGCAGCTCGTCGTCGGCTTTCTGATCATTTACGTGGTGTGGGGATCGACCTATCTGGCGATTCACTGGGGCGTGGAAACGATTCCGCCGTTCGGTATGGGTGCGGTGCGCTTTCTGACGGCTGGCTCTATGTTGTATTCATGGTGCCGCTTTCGTGGCGCGAAAAAGCCGACCAGCAGCCAATGGAAGGCATCGGCGGTGATTGGGACGATGCTCCTCTTCGTGGGCAACGGGGCCGTTTCCTGGGCCAGTCAGCGGGTGCCCTCCGGCCTGACATCGGTGCTCGTGGCCACGGTGCCGCTCTGGCTCGTGCTCTGTGAGCTCTGGCAGGGGAAGCGTCCCGACCTCATCAAGGTCATCGGCGTGTTGATCGGTTTGGCCGGCGTGGCGCTCCTCGTCATGCCCACCGGCACGGCCACGGCCACCGTCGATCCCGTGGGCGCCGTCGTG
This region of Gemmatimonas groenlandica genomic DNA includes:
- a CDS encoding pyridoxal phosphate-dependent aminotransferase, with product MSDTVSRRQWLIKTGIGVGATVALPGLLPALEASRALGGASYGEVLKQLERDITTQRRAAGPIRLCFNENPFGMSPKAKDAIMNAWGEHPHYDPPVMKELTEAYATHVGVKPGHVLVTQGSSEVLSLAALATGMKGGEMVLPWPTFEQLPDYATSMGVTVHKVPLTADLHHDFAAMNAKIGANTKLVFVCNPNNPTAVLDNQSAMRDFVISTAKKCLVVVDEAYHDFADDPSYKSMTDLVTAGHNIIVSRTASKIHSLAGLRVGFAIAHPDVIKKMAVFATGNPNTFGMRAALASVQDTEYQEFVKAKNREGRALLTAALTNAGRRVAPSQTNFVFFHAGRPVEQLQKHFLAGGFRVGRAFQPYGDWCRISIGTPEEMKQFVTLIPGALA
- the yedA gene encoding drug/metabolite exporter YedA, whose protein sequence is MSSTNRPIPSSPPPPTAQPVAATKWQLVVGFLIIYVVWGSTYLAIHWGVETIPPFGMGAVRFLTAGSMLYSWCRFRGAKKPTSSQWKASAVIGTMLLFVGNGAVSWASQRVPSGLTSVLVATVPLWLVLCELWQGKRPDLIKVIGVLIGLAGVALLVMPTGTATATVDPVGAVVLALGSLSWTIGSLYSRTARQSESPALAIAMQMLVGGSLLLTLSLAVGEWTPDLHVTVRSAASLLYLIVFGSLIGFSTYMWLLKVASPTAVGTYAYVNPAVAVLLGVLLAGERLPAQAVAAMTVILGGVAMVSIAGGGAKRMVTAAWRTRDRSSDGSRDGTRDGTR
- a CDS encoding lysylphosphatidylglycerol synthase transmembrane domain-containing protein, which codes for MSAVRWFVTALSFAAMLGVSAWVVASHWPAGGMPWLAWPVHAAALATVTAEIITRALKIQASARACGIPLRFGTAVRVCLAGDFAAAITPARSGAEPSRFLVLAESGTGPAARVLILFLELFLEMWSLMLVCGVLAVLFAGRGASVAGLLSLVGGYSSFVLGVGAAGLLLSKRNANGPPPAWARRIGIHAGRWRAVQRTLRALRESVQSLRRADPALMLLAFGGSVLHVLFKVATLPILVFVGDPSFPLTMDALAPLVLWPLALFYGGVVVPAPGGGGFIEGAFAATLSSAIPAGIFAASLLWWRFYTFYLYLLVGGAAAGDAALRALRRPA